From a region of the Pontibacillus yanchengensis genome:
- a CDS encoding Ig-like domain-containing protein, whose product MHKKIWSSIMLTLAIMLVSSISVSAAKEMEAEENVSLGKKWTITFNTEVDDAAANRKYIAVMNEDGEAVQNVVTFDGKKAYVYAPADNYDPDTSYTLNVDSDLQFTNGKTLKEDVTMDFTTADTAKEDSYLDSEFAQLLTEGKMKGMPLQTGVTKQEVKDEIGTDFETADVEGADIMSYPDKGYGYGYSIKSDYIHVLANYVSDMDLHREDLIQVLGEPTSEGVNTIGSDNYIMIYENIGDNYKLLVDFETKEKSSKLVDISLVELGH is encoded by the coding sequence ATGCACAAAAAAATCTGGAGTTCCATCATGCTTACACTTGCTATTATGCTTGTTTCAAGCATTTCCGTGAGCGCTGCAAAAGAAATGGAAGCAGAGGAAAACGTATCCTTAGGCAAAAAATGGACGATTACCTTTAACACAGAGGTAGATGACGCAGCTGCTAATCGCAAATACATCGCAGTCATGAATGAAGATGGCGAAGCAGTACAAAACGTGGTTACGTTTGATGGAAAAAAAGCATATGTGTACGCACCAGCAGACAACTATGATCCAGATACATCTTACACATTAAATGTAGATTCAGACTTACAGTTTACGAATGGGAAAACATTAAAAGAAGACGTTACGATGGACTTCACTACGGCTGATACAGCAAAAGAGGACTCTTATCTTGATTCAGAATTTGCACAACTGTTAACGGAAGGCAAAATGAAAGGCATGCCTCTACAAACAGGCGTAACGAAGCAAGAAGTTAAAGATGAAATAGGAACAGATTTTGAAACAGCTGACGTAGAAGGCGCAGACATTATGAGCTACCCTGACAAAGGTTATGGATATGGCTACTCAATCAAGAGCGACTACATCCACGTTCTTGCAAACTATGTATCTGACATGGACCTACACAGAGAAGACCTCATTCAAGTTCTTGGCGAACCAACAAGCGAAGGCGTTAACACAATTGGAAGCGACAACTACATCATGATTTATGAAAATATCGGTGACAACTACAAATTACTAGTCGACTTCGAAACAAAAGAGAAGTCCTCTAAACTTGTTGATATTTCCCTTGTTGAATTAGGTCATTAA